The window TTATCTCATGATGAAACGGATATGATAGCTCTTATAGCACCCGATGCTACAATTAACATCATCAAGGACGGCGAAGTATTTGAAAAACGTCAGATTTCTCTGCCTTCTGAGGTCAGTGGTATTCTTGCCTGCCCAAATCCCAATTGTGCAACCAACAAACTGGGAGCGGAAAAACACTTCTTTCTTGAGGACAGAAAATCTGTTACATACAGATGCAGATATTGTGAACGTGCAACTGTGATCGAAGCTGATCTGCTAAGCTCAAATTAGTAAGAAACAAGGGCTAGAGCGTATCAGATCATTCCAGGTGACTTAATTCTCAGATATCTGTCCCGTTCGCTGAAAACGCATCCGCAGTAAGGCTGCCTGTACATGCCGTTTTCTCTGGAAATTCTTACTGAATCCCTGTATAGATCTCTGTAATCTCTATATACGAATTCCACTCCGGTATTGACCGCTGCTTTTTTTCCAGCTCTTTTTATCTGCTCCTGGTTCTGATATGGGCTGACAGACAGTGTTGTCGAGAACGCGGGCAATCCCATTTCATTCGCTTTATCCGCTGTCGCTGAAAGCCTGTCTTCAAAGCAGGCATAACATCTGTTCTCCGCCTCAAGAAGCATTCTTATGTTCTCCTCCAGGGGATATGCTTCTACTGTCTCAAGAGGAATTCCCTCTGAACCTGAGTATGTAGTCAGAGTCTCCAGTCTTCTCTGTCTTTCTTTCCAT of the Candidatus Aegiribacteria sp. genome contains:
- a CDS encoding epoxyqueuosine reductase QueH, encoding MQVKSVPLLLHVCCAPCMTVVQKALSLEGFEITAFFYNPNIHPWKERQRRLETLTTYSGSEGIPLETVEAYPLEENIRMLLEAENRCYACFEDRLSATADKANEMGLPAFSTTLSVSPYQNQEQIKRAGKKAAVNTGVEFVYRDYRDLYRDSVRISRENGMYRQPYCGCVFSERDRYLRIKSPGMI
- a CDS encoding aspartate carbamoyltransferase regulatory subunit; amino-acid sequence: MDRAYKVYSIQNGTVIDHIPTPLALKVIRILGLGNEGIMTIGIGFRSKKYPDGKDIVKVENRILSHDETDMIALIAPDATINIIKDGEVFEKRQISLPSEVSGILACPNPNCATNKLGAEKHFFLEDRKSVTYRCRYCERATVIEADLLSSN